A genome region from Paludibacterium sp. B53371 includes the following:
- a CDS encoding RidA family protein produces the protein MKEILHTDAAPAAIGPYSQGTAFGQLVFTSGQIPLDPKTGEIVAGGISEQSRRALENLVAVLKAGGTTPANVLKTTCFLADMADFAAFNAIYAEYFGEQSPARSCVAVKTLPKNVLVEVEAIAVRA, from the coding sequence ATGAAAGAGATTTTGCATACCGATGCCGCCCCGGCGGCAATTGGCCCGTACTCCCAGGGGACGGCCTTTGGTCAGCTGGTGTTCACCTCCGGCCAGATCCCGCTGGATCCGAAAACCGGCGAGATCGTTGCCGGCGGCATCAGTGAACAGAGCCGCCGCGCGCTGGAAAACCTGGTCGCCGTACTCAAGGCTGGCGGCACAACGCCGGCCAATGTACTGAAGACCACCTGCTTCCTGGCTGACATGGCCGACTTTGCGGCCTTCAATGCCATCTATGCGGAGTACTTCGGCGAACAGTCCCCGGCTCGTTCCTGCGTGGCCGTGAAAACCCTGCCGAAAAATGTGCTGGTAGAAGTGGAAGCCATCGCCGTACGCGCCTGA
- a CDS encoding GNAT family N-acetyltransferase: MLIRPATEDDLPAILTIFNEVIRHSTAIYLDHPVELAERRDWFSARRQAGYPVLVAEQDHEIVGYASFGDFRSYPGYRFTVEHSVHLAPAARGQGIGRQLVEALIPLAQSLGKHVMVGAIDAANEGSIRFHQRLGFAEVARMPEVGFKFGRWLDLVLMQKTL, translated from the coding sequence ATGTTGATCCGCCCTGCCACCGAAGACGATCTGCCTGCCATCCTGACCATTTTCAACGAAGTCATCCGCCATTCCACGGCCATCTACCTCGATCATCCGGTCGAACTGGCCGAACGGCGCGACTGGTTCAGTGCTCGCCGGCAAGCCGGTTATCCGGTGCTGGTCGCCGAGCAGGATCACGAGATTGTCGGTTACGCCAGTTTCGGCGATTTTCGCAGCTATCCCGGTTACCGCTTTACCGTCGAGCACAGTGTGCATCTTGCACCGGCAGCACGGGGACAGGGTATCGGTCGCCAGTTGGTGGAGGCCTTGATCCCGCTGGCTCAGTCACTGGGCAAGCATGTGATGGTCGGTGCGATCGACGCGGCCAATGAGGGGTCGATCCGCTTTCACCAGCGGCTGGGGTTTGCCGAAGTCGCGCGCATGCCGGAAGTCGGCTTCAAGTTCGGCCGCTGGCTGGATCTGGTGCTGATGCAAAAAACGCTTTAG
- the rarD gene encoding EamA family transporter RarD — protein sequence MSAKSAGHSQGVLYAIGAYLCWGLFPLYWKPLHHIDPLQILCHRLVWSALFVLILLGVRRQWEWLQPFRQAPQKLGVFVLSSLMLSGNWLLYIWAVNSGHIVESSLGYFINPLVNVLLGRLVLGERLGRLQQLAVALAGAGVLWLTLQLGTVPWVALGLATTFGLYGLMRKRAPLPSLEGLALETFLLAPLALAWLLWLESHGQGDFGHLPAWQNLMLAGAGIVTAVPLLLFANGARRLKLATLGVIQYISPTLQLLLGVVMYHEAFDQTRAIGFALIWTALLLYSLASLRSLLRQR from the coding sequence ATGTCTGCCAAATCTGCCGGGCACAGCCAGGGCGTGCTGTATGCCATCGGTGCCTACCTGTGCTGGGGCCTGTTCCCGCTTTACTGGAAACCGCTGCACCACATCGACCCGCTGCAAATTCTCTGTCACCGACTGGTCTGGTCGGCGCTGTTTGTGCTGATCCTGCTCGGGGTGCGTCGTCAATGGGAGTGGCTGCAGCCCTTCCGGCAGGCACCGCAAAAGCTCGGGGTATTTGTGTTGTCTTCGCTGATGTTGTCCGGCAACTGGCTGCTGTATATCTGGGCCGTCAACTCGGGCCATATCGTCGAATCCAGTCTGGGCTATTTCATCAATCCGCTGGTCAACGTATTGCTGGGCCGACTGGTGCTGGGCGAGCGACTGGGCCGCCTGCAGCAGCTGGCCGTTGCACTGGCCGGCGCGGGGGTATTGTGGCTGACCCTGCAACTGGGGACCGTACCCTGGGTGGCGCTGGGGCTGGCCACCACCTTCGGTCTGTATGGGCTGATGCGCAAGCGGGCCCCCCTGCCTTCGCTGGAAGGACTGGCACTGGAGACTTTCCTGCTGGCACCGCTCGCCCTGGCCTGGCTGCTCTGGCTGGAGAGCCACGGACAGGGGGATTTTGGTCATCTGCCTGCCTGGCAGAACCTGATGCTGGCCGGTGCCGGTATTGTCACGGCGGTACCGCTGCTATTGTTTGCCAACGGGGCACGACGGCTGAAGCTGGCCACCCTGGGGGTCATCCAGTACATCAGCCCGACCCTGCAACTCTTGCTGGGGGTGGTGATGTATCACGAAGCGTTCGATCAGACGCGCGCCATCGGTTTTGCCCTGATCTGGACGGCCCTGCTGCTGTACTCACTGGCCAGCCTGCGCAGCCTGTTGCGTCAACGCTGA
- a CDS encoding transcriptional regulator — MKLTVDAEVLADFVSALLGPDCEIAIHDLSDPAASLRIIRHGRISGRDVGAPATDLALRMAQECSGPDGGDYRINYRSKTAGGTSLRSSTLVFKDEQGRVRSMFCVNADDSRYQRALEAVQALLPADLSQERHQENLSASVDDVGVDIMNEVLDQFEVEPQRLSPEEKSRVVLEFDRRGLFSIRGFVARAAQALDISEPTLYRYLKLSRE; from the coding sequence ATGAAACTGACCGTCGACGCCGAAGTACTGGCCGATTTCGTGTCCGCCCTGCTGGGGCCGGATTGCGAAATTGCCATTCATGACCTGTCCGACCCGGCAGCGTCCCTGCGCATCATCCGCCATGGCCGCATCTCCGGCCGCGATGTCGGGGCACCGGCCACCGATCTGGCGTTGCGCATGGCACAGGAGTGCAGCGGTCCGGACGGTGGTGATTACCGCATTAATTACCGCAGCAAGACGGCAGGCGGCACCTCGCTGCGCTCATCGACCCTGGTGTTCAAGGACGAGCAGGGGCGGGTGCGGTCGATGTTTTGCGTCAATGCCGATGACAGTCGCTACCAGCGGGCGCTGGAAGCCGTGCAGGCCTTGTTGCCGGCAGACTTGTCGCAGGAGCGGCACCAGGAGAATCTGTCGGCCTCGGTAGACGATGTCGGCGTCGACATCATGAACGAGGTGCTGGATCAGTTCGAGGTGGAGCCACAGCGGCTGTCTCCGGAAGAAAAATCACGGGTCGTGCTGGAGTTTGACCGGCGCGGGCTGTTTTCCATCCGCGGGTTTGTCGCCCGCGCGGCACAGGCGCTGGATATTTCCGAGCCGACCTTGTACCGCTATCTGAAGCTGAGCAGGGAATGA
- the pyrI gene encoding aspartate carbamoyltransferase regulatory subunit: MQYTRTVEALKEGTVIDHIPAGQGLKILRLFRLAETGERVTVGLNLSSRHMGSKDLIKVENIALTEDQANELALFAPKATVNVIENFEVVKKHQLELPETIQGIFACPNSNCISHNEPVESFFYVKAHGHDTKMKCKYCEKVFSKDIVVEVR, from the coding sequence ATGCAATACACCCGTACTGTAGAAGCCCTGAAAGAAGGCACCGTCATCGACCACATCCCGGCTGGTCAGGGCTTGAAGATTTTGCGACTGTTCCGCCTGGCGGAAACCGGCGAGCGCGTAACGGTCGGCCTGAACCTGTCATCGCGTCACATGGGCAGCAAAGACCTGATCAAGGTGGAAAACATTGCGCTGACTGAAGACCAGGCCAATGAACTGGCACTGTTTGCTCCCAAGGCGACCGTGAATGTCATTGAAAATTTCGAGGTCGTCAAAAAGCATCAACTTGAGCTTCCGGAGACGATTCAGGGCATTTTTGCCTGCCCCAACTCCAATTGCATCTCACATAATGAGCCGGTCGAGAGCTTTTTCTATGTAAAAGCCCATGGTCATGACACAAAAATGAAATGCAAGTATTGCGAAAAGGTATTTAGTAAGGATATTGTTGTAGAAGTGCGCTAA
- a CDS encoding serine dehydratase subunit alpha family protein, which produces MTMQASTSLQPTNKLWTEYLKALHQEVVPALGCTEPVSLALAAAIATRELGRPAERIEARVSANLMKNGMGVTVPGTGTVGLLIAAAVGSIGGNPDGRLQVLKGLTEAQVAAAKTMIAEHKVSIGVADVPNILYSEALVMAGEDRVRVCIADAHTNVVRIERNGQVLFAADEQSGDAAAAYDLTGATARDVYEFAMAVPLDQIDFLAEAAQLNDALSNEGMSGDYGLHIGATLKRQSQSGLMPEGLMTEILTRTTAASDARMGGATLPAMSNSGSGNQGIAATMPVVVVAEHVGASHEQLLRALTLSHLMAVYIHSRLPKLSALCAVTTASMGAAAGMAFLLEGGERAVNMAISSMIGDLAGMICDGASNSCAMKVSTSVSAAWKAVLMALDGTRVTGNEGIVAEDVDASISNLGKLACQGMQQTDEQILHIMMHKHRAA; this is translated from the coding sequence ATGACAATGCAAGCAAGCACGTCTCTCCAACCGACCAACAAACTGTGGACGGAATATCTGAAGGCGCTGCATCAGGAAGTCGTGCCGGCACTGGGTTGTACCGAACCGGTTTCGCTGGCGCTGGCGGCAGCCATTGCCACCCGTGAACTGGGACGCCCGGCCGAGCGGATTGAAGCGCGAGTCTCCGCCAATCTGATGAAAAACGGCATGGGGGTCACCGTACCGGGCACCGGCACGGTCGGCCTGCTGATCGCCGCCGCGGTCGGCTCGATCGGCGGCAATCCGGATGGACGCCTGCAGGTGCTCAAGGGATTGACCGAGGCACAGGTTGCCGCCGCCAAGACCATGATTGCCGAGCACAAGGTCAGTATCGGCGTTGCTGATGTGCCGAATATTCTCTACTCGGAAGCGCTGGTCATGGCCGGTGAGGACCGCGTTCGCGTCTGCATCGCCGATGCCCATACCAATGTGGTACGCATCGAGCGCAACGGACAGGTGCTGTTCGCTGCCGATGAACAGTCTGGGGATGCTGCGGCTGCCTATGACCTGACAGGCGCGACGGCACGTGATGTCTACGAGTTTGCCATGGCGGTCCCGCTGGATCAGATCGATTTTCTGGCCGAAGCGGCCCAGCTGAACGATGCCCTGTCCAATGAGGGTATGAGCGGTGATTACGGCCTGCATATCGGTGCCACGCTCAAGCGTCAGAGCCAATCCGGCCTGATGCCGGAAGGGCTGATGACCGAGATCCTGACCCGAACCACGGCTGCGTCGGATGCCCGCATGGGGGGCGCCACCCTGCCGGCGATGAGCAACTCGGGTTCCGGCAACCAGGGGATCGCCGCCACCATGCCGGTGGTGGTAGTGGCCGAGCACGTTGGTGCCAGCCATGAACAGCTGCTGCGCGCCCTGACGCTGTCGCATCTGATGGCGGTGTATATCCACAGCCGACTGCCCAAGTTGTCCGCCCTGTGTGCGGTCACCACGGCTTCGATGGGGGCCGCTGCCGGCATGGCTTTCCTGCTGGAAGGCGGCGAGCGTGCGGTGAACATGGCCATTTCCAGCATGATTGGCGATCTGGCGGGGATGATCTGCGATGGCGCTTCCAATAGCTGTGCCATGAAGGTGTCGACCTCGGTATCTGCCGCCTGGAAGGCGGTGCTGATGGCGCTGGACGGCACCCGCGTGACCGGCAATGAGGGCATTGTGGCCGAGGATGTCGATGCCTCGATCAGCAATCTCGGCAAACTGGCTTGCCAGGGCATGCAACAGACCGACGAGCAGATTTTGCATATCATGATGCACAAGCACCGCGCAGCCTGA
- a CDS encoding indolepyruvate ferredoxin oxidoreductase family protein — MSIRHRALEEKYTAPTGQVLMSGIQALVRLPMLQQDRDRAQGLNTAGYVTGYRGSPLGGVDQSMQKAEAHLKAHNVVFHPGLNEDLAATAVWGTQQVNLFPGAKYDGVYAMWYGKGPGVDRSGDVLKHGNAAGTSKHGGVLIIAGDDHAAKSSTFPHQSDHALAASMIPVLSPSGVQEVIDFGLHGWAMSRYSGCWVAIKAISDTIESSAVVDISPERIQIQYPQDVDMPEDGLNIRWPDPPLVQEKRLLHHRLYAALAYARANHLNRVVLDAPEARLGIITTGKSYLDVMQALDDLGIDESLAAEIGLRIFKVGMVWPLEPEGVRHFAEGLEEILVVEEKRQVIEYQLKEQLYNWREDVRPRVVGKFAEKGEWALPHGDWLLPAAGELTPAIIARAIANRLATVFDSPVMHERLKFYEEKETQLGQKRDSLPRVPHYCSGCPHNISTKVPEGSRALAGIGCHYMSLWIEPHTQTFSQMGGEGVPWIGQAPFTETPHVFANLGDGTYFHSGLLAIRAAVSAKVNITYKLLYNDAVAMTGGQHVDGPLDVATITRQLHAEGVARIVISSDAPEKYRGMAGLAPGVEVYHRRELQRLQTELRTVSGTTILIHEQTCAAEKRRRRKRGELVDPQRRAYINARVCEGCGDCSNKSGCLSILPLETPLGRKRKIDQSSCNKDFSCQEGFCPSFVTVEGGKLRTAARELKGELAQMPALPSPALPALDQPYSIMVTGIGGTGVVTIGQVLGMAAHLDDMGVTVLDMAGLAQKGGSVWSHVRIARNQQSLHAVRIAAGDANLVLGCDLVVTASEEALAKMREGFSHVVVNNYEAPTSAFLTQPDLRFPAQAMKQTIQQSVGTARYAEVNATRLATALLNDALASNMFMLGFAWQRGLVPVSEEAILEAIRLNGAAVEFNRQAFLWGRHTAHDPARVESLLTNNSIIQFVPRETVEGIVHQRSQMLLAYQNGKLAARYRKLVERVREAESRLTPNRSPLTLAVAKTYAQLLAYKDEFEVARLYSDGEFLSEIRSAFEGDVRLHFHLGPSWMTHGKATKKTLGPWALKAMRLLAAMRFLRGTALDPFAWQTDRKLERQWIGEFEQMVEQLIHGLTADNLPQAIELVTLWQGVRGFGHIKAGNYQHARQAIDPLLAQFLAIRQKRQVA, encoded by the coding sequence ATGTCGATCCGGCATCGTGCGCTAGAAGAAAAATACACCGCACCCACCGGTCAGGTTCTGATGAGCGGCATCCAGGCGCTGGTGCGCCTGCCCATGCTGCAGCAGGATCGGGACCGGGCACAGGGACTGAATACCGCCGGCTATGTCACCGGCTATCGTGGTTCGCCGCTGGGGGGCGTCGACCAGAGCATGCAGAAGGCCGAGGCGCACCTGAAAGCCCACAATGTGGTGTTTCATCCGGGGCTGAACGAGGATCTGGCCGCAACGGCGGTCTGGGGCACACAGCAGGTCAACCTGTTCCCCGGCGCCAAGTACGATGGCGTCTATGCCATGTGGTACGGCAAGGGACCGGGCGTAGACCGTTCAGGCGACGTCCTCAAGCATGGCAATGCCGCCGGCACCAGCAAGCATGGTGGTGTGCTGATCATTGCCGGCGATGATCATGCCGCCAAGTCGTCCACCTTCCCGCATCAGTCGGATCACGCCCTGGCTGCCTCGATGATCCCGGTACTCAGCCCGTCCGGCGTGCAGGAAGTGATCGACTTTGGCCTGCATGGCTGGGCGATGAGTCGCTACAGCGGTTGCTGGGTGGCGATCAAGGCCATCAGCGACACCATCGAGAGTTCCGCCGTGGTGGACATCTCACCGGAACGGATCCAGATCCAGTACCCGCAGGATGTCGACATGCCGGAGGACGGACTGAACATCCGCTGGCCCGACCCGCCGCTGGTGCAGGAAAAACGTCTGTTGCACCACCGGCTGTATGCCGCCCTGGCCTATGCGCGCGCCAATCATCTCAATCGTGTGGTACTGGATGCGCCTGAGGCACGTCTGGGCATTATCACCACCGGCAAATCCTACCTCGACGTCATGCAGGCACTGGATGATCTGGGCATTGATGAATCGCTGGCAGCCGAAATCGGTCTGCGCATCTTCAAGGTCGGCATGGTCTGGCCGCTGGAACCGGAAGGCGTGCGCCATTTTGCCGAAGGGCTGGAAGAAATCCTGGTGGTGGAAGAAAAACGCCAGGTGATCGAATACCAGTTGAAGGAGCAGCTGTACAACTGGCGCGAGGATGTGCGTCCGCGCGTTGTCGGCAAGTTTGCCGAAAAGGGGGAATGGGCGCTGCCACATGGCGACTGGCTGCTGCCGGCCGCCGGCGAACTGACACCGGCCATCATCGCCCGTGCCATTGCCAACCGGCTGGCCACGGTATTCGACAGCCCGGTGATGCACGAGCGGCTGAAATTCTATGAAGAGAAGGAAACCCAGCTGGGACAGAAGCGCGACAGCCTGCCACGGGTGCCACACTACTGTTCCGGCTGTCCGCACAATATCTCCACCAAGGTGCCGGAAGGCAGTCGCGCCCTCGCCGGGATTGGCTGCCATTACATGTCGTTGTGGATTGAGCCGCATACCCAGACCTTCTCGCAGATGGGCGGCGAAGGGGTGCCCTGGATCGGTCAGGCACCGTTTACCGAAACCCCGCATGTCTTTGCCAACCTGGGTGACGGCACCTACTTCCACTCCGGTCTGCTGGCCATCCGCGCAGCCGTGTCAGCGAAGGTCAACATCACCTACAAGCTGCTTTACAACGACGCCGTGGCCATGACCGGTGGCCAGCATGTCGACGGTCCGCTGGATGTGGCGACCATCACGCGTCAGCTGCATGCCGAGGGCGTGGCGCGCATCGTCATCAGCAGCGATGCCCCGGAAAAATACCGCGGCATGGCCGGGCTGGCGCCCGGGGTCGAGGTGTACCACCGGCGCGAACTGCAGCGCTTGCAGACCGAGCTGCGTACGGTCAGCGGTACCACCATCCTGATTCACGAACAGACCTGTGCTGCCGAGAAACGCCGGCGGCGCAAGCGCGGCGAGCTGGTGGATCCACAACGTCGTGCCTATATCAATGCCCGCGTCTGCGAAGGCTGCGGCGACTGCTCCAACAAGTCAGGCTGTCTGTCCATCCTGCCGCTGGAGACCCCGCTGGGCCGCAAACGCAAGATCGACCAGTCAAGCTGCAACAAGGACTTCTCCTGTCAGGAGGGATTCTGTCCCAGCTTCGTCACGGTGGAAGGCGGCAAGCTGCGCACGGCGGCACGCGAGCTGAAGGGAGAACTGGCGCAGATGCCCGCGCTGCCCTCGCCTGCCCTGCCAGCGCTCGATCAGCCCTACTCCATCATGGTGACCGGCATTGGCGGTACCGGGGTGGTCACCATTGGTCAGGTCCTTGGCATGGCTGCCCACCTGGACGATATGGGCGTCACAGTGCTGGACATGGCCGGTCTGGCACAGAAAGGGGGGTCGGTCTGGTCGCATGTACGCATTGCGCGTAATCAGCAGTCCCTGCACGCCGTACGCATCGCGGCAGGAGATGCCAACCTGGTTCTTGGCTGTGATCTGGTGGTCACCGCGTCGGAAGAAGCGCTGGCCAAGATGCGCGAAGGCTTCTCGCATGTCGTGGTCAACAATTACGAGGCACCCACCAGCGCCTTCCTGACCCAGCCCGATCTGCGCTTCCCGGCCCAGGCGATGAAACAGACCATCCAGCAATCGGTGGGCACCGCGCGCTATGCCGAAGTGAATGCCACCCGGCTGGCCACAGCGCTGCTCAACGATGCGCTGGCAAGCAATATGTTCATGCTGGGCTTTGCCTGGCAGCGCGGCCTGGTACCGGTCAGTGAAGAAGCCATCCTGGAAGCTATCCGTCTCAATGGTGCGGCGGTTGAGTTCAACCGCCAGGCCTTCCTGTGGGGACGACACACCGCGCATGATCCGGCGCGCGTCGAGTCGCTGCTGACCAATAACAGCATCATCCAGTTTGTTCCACGTGAAACCGTCGAAGGCATTGTGCATCAGCGCAGCCAGATGCTGCTGGCCTATCAGAATGGCAAGCTGGCTGCACGATACCGCAAGCTGGTGGAACGGGTACGTGAAGCCGAGTCGCGGCTGACCCCCAACCGCTCGCCGCTGACCCTGGCCGTGGCCAAGACTTACGCACAGCTGCTTGCCTACAAGGACGAGTTCGAGGTGGCGCGGCTTTACTCCGACGGTGAGTTCCTCAGTGAAATCCGCAGCGCCTTCGAAGGGGATGTCCGGCTGCACTTTCACCTTGGTCCGAGCTGGATGACGCATGGCAAGGCGACCAAGAAGACGCTCGGGCCCTGGGCACTCAAAGCCATGCGTTTGCTGGCCGCCATGCGATTCCTGCGCGGCACGGCGCTGGATCCGTTTGCCTGGCAGACCGATCGCAAGCTGGAACGACAATGGATTGGCGAGTTCGAGCAGATGGTGGAACAGCTGATTCATGGCTTGACGGCAGATAATCTGCCGCAGGCGATCGAGCTGGTGACACTGTGGCAGGGCGTGCGCGGCTTTGGCCACATCAAGGCCGGTAATTATCAGCACGCCCGCCAGGCGATCGATCCGCTACTGGCACAATTCCTGGCCATTCGCCAAAAGCGCCAGGTAGCCTGA